A single window of Scomber scombrus chromosome 12, fScoSco1.1, whole genome shotgun sequence DNA harbors:
- the prokr1b gene encoding prokineticin receptor 1b, with the protein MGDSNISQMIVAYTERQDILPAGKLDHYMDNYDMDYGIPPDEIPDTTQGQAFFVATIVIGMVLVCIMLVCGLGNFIFIATLTRYKKLRNLTNLLIANLAISDFIVAVVCCPFLVDYYVVRQLSWNYGLVLCASVNYLRTVSLYVSTNALLAIAVDRYMAIVHPLRPRMKYQTAYCLITGVWIVPILISIPSAYFASETMYPHGGTTPTTHKVFCAQIWPVDQQAYYRSYFLFVFAVEFVGPVIVMAMCYAQISRELWFKNVPGFQTEQIRKRLRCRRKTVMVLIMILTAYILCWAPYYGFTILRDFHPTLISRQKNSLVAFYIIECIAMSNSMINTLCFVSVKNNTVKYLKKIVLLRCRSMYEPSKTVDEMDMRTSCMPMTEEIECIHLR; encoded by the exons ATGGGGGACTCCAACATCAGTCAAATGATAGTGGCTTACACAGAGAGGCAGGACATTCTCCCAGCAGGCAAGTTGGATCATTATATGGACAATTATGATATGGACTATGGCATCCCCCCTGATGAGATCCCAGACACCACACAGGGCCAGGCCTTCTTTGTGGCCACCATTGTTATCGGCATGGTCCTTGTCTGTATCATGCTTGTGTGTGGGTTGGGGAACTTTATATTCATTGCCACCCTGACACGCTACAAAAAGCTCCGCAATCTCACCAACTTGCTGATTGCAAACCTGGCCATCTCAGACTTTATTGTAGCAGTGGTGTGCTGCCCTTTCCTGGTGGACTACTATGTAGTGCGACAGCTATCCTGGAATTATGGATTGGTGCTGTGCGCCTCTGTCAACTATCTGCGGACTGTGTCGCTTTACGTGTCCACAAATGCATTGCTTGCTATTGCAGTTGACAG gtaCATGGCCATAGTTCATCCTCTGAGGCCTCGTATGAAGTATCAAACTGCCTACTGCCTGATAACAGGAGTCTGGATTGTTCCCATTCTGATCTCAATCCCTTCTGCCTACTTTGCCTCTGAGACCATGTACCCTCACGGTGGCACTACCCCTACCACTCACAAAGTCTTCTGTGCCCAGATCTGGCCTGTGGACCAACAGGCCTACTACCGGTCCtacttcttgtttgtttttgctgtggAGTTTGTTGGACCTGTGATCGTCATGGCAATGTGTTATGCCCAAATTTCCCGTGAGCTCTGGTTCAAGAATGTCCCAGGTTTCCAGACAGAGCAGATAAGGAAGAGGTTGCGTTGTCGACGCAAAACAGTGATGGTCCTGATCATGATCTTGACGGCATACATTTTGTGCTGGGCACCGTATTATGGCTTTACTATCCTGCGAGACTTCCATCCAACACTCATCTCCCGCCAGAAGAACTCATTGGTGGCCTTCTACATCATTGAATGCATTGCCATGAGCAATAGCATGATTAATACCTTATGCTTTGTTAGTGTCAAGAACAACACAGTTAAGTACCTGAAGAAGATTGTACTGCTGCGCTGCAGGTCTATGTATGAGCCCAGTAAGACTGTGGATGAGATGGATATGAGAACCTCCTGTATGCCCATGACAGAGGAGATTGAATGCATTCACTTGAGGTGA